A stretch of DNA from Adhaeribacter swui:
CCACAGCGGCAAAAGGCAGAAAGCGCTTATGAAAAAGAGATGCGGTTGTTTAAAGAACAGATGCGCTTTGTCGATAGCCTAGATAAAGCCGGTCAAGAGTCGAAAAAGCCAGCCCAGAAAGGAACGCCAACTATAGCAGAAAAAACAATACAGGCACCGGAAGCTGTAGAAGTTCGCAAATCAGCGAACCCCAATGCTGCTTATTTCAACACGGTTAAAAATGACGGAAACGAGCAATTTATTAAAGCGATGCTGGATGAAGGTTTGAAAATCCGGGAGGGAGGCCGGATTAGAATCAGGTTGCTGGATGATATCTACGTGAGTAATTACGAAATACAAAAAGGCAGTTACTTGTACGGGGTGGTATCGGGTTTCTCAGCTCAGCGGGTAGAAATATCCATAACCTCCCTGCTTTATGGCAATCAGATTATTCCCGTGGATTTAAGCATTTATGATAACGATGGGTTAGTGGGTTTGTACGTGCCGGGCTCTCAGTTTCGAGATTTTACCAAACAGCTAGCAGCAAACAGCACCAATGGCCAGAGTATAAATTTCGACGATAGTCCAGAAAACACTAACCAGATGCTCTTCTCGGTAATGGATAAAATGGCCCAAACTACTACCCGGGCCGTGGGCAAGGCAGTTAAGCAAAACAAGGCCAAGCTGAAATACAATACCATAGTTTACTTAATTGATAACAAAGCCAAAAAACAATAACATGAAAAATACAATAATGCTGTTCTTAATGATGGCTATAACCTTACCGGCTGTATGCCAAAAAACAGCTCCTCAGGTAATCTATGTAAATGAAACTATCTCCACTCATTTTGTGAGTCCAGAACCGATCAAATACGTCGATATTTCTACTAATGATGTGGTCGGTGATATTCCGGTGGATAATATATTCCGCATTAAACCAAAGCAAGCAAACCCTAAACTCGGCATAGTAACGATTGTTGGGGAGCGTTTTATTGTTCAGTATAAACTCGCTTATGCCACTCCTGCTTCAGCTAGTTCCGAGGTAAGAATTGATCCTACCCAGGTTGATGAATATTTGAATCCGGATGTGGCCATGAGCGAGCAGGAAATGAAAAGATTTTCTCTGCTAGCCTTGCAGCAAAAGCCTGTAGGTCGATCTGCCAGCGCTAAAAAAGACAAAATGCAAGCGGTGGTAAATAATATCTACACCATCGGAGATTATTTCTTTATTGATTTCTCCATAAACAATAAAACCAACATTGCTTATGACATTGATCAGATTCGGTTTAAAATAGAAGATAAAAAGGTAGTTAAGTCAACCAACTTCCAGCAATTAGAAATACAGCCCGTACATCAGCTTTTTTACACCGATAGCTTTAAACGCCGATATCGCAACGTGTTTGTATTTAAGAAATTCACCTTCCCTGATGAAAAGGTGTTTAATATAGAAGTAGCCGAGAAGCAGGTGAGCGGTCGTACTATTTCCGTGAAGGTAGATTACAAGGATGTATTAAAGGCTGATACTCTTTAAAACAAAATAAGCCATGGAAGAATCAAGCGAATTAAAGAAGCTTTATTCCTTTTTACAGAGTTTTATCTATTTCACCTTGTTTACGGAATTTTTAGTGTTCCTTTTTGCAGATGCTGGATTTATGGAACAACTGCGGCCGGTAATCCTTAAATTACAACGAATTGCGATTTACCAGAACATCTATTATTCTAAGGCTTTTACTTTTCTTTTGATCGTAATAGTAGCTATTGGAACCAAGGCCCGTAAAAACTTAAACCACGATCCAGTAAAGCACATTTACTTACCGTTATTTTTCGGCTTCTTGTTTTTCTTCGGTGCCGGGTACTTTTACCAGCACCCGAATAATCGGCTGTTGGCTTTTGGAGTAACTTGGTCGGATGCAGCTTATATGCTTTTCTCCTTGGTTGGAGCGGTAATGATAAACATTGCCCTTGATAATATTTCCAAGCACATTCAGACAGGACTAATGAAAGATAAGTTTAATGTCGAGAATGAAAGTTTTGAGCAGAGCCGGGAGCTAATGAATACACCATACAGTGTCAACCTACCTATGCTTTTTTACTACAAAAGAAAGGTAAATCACGGTTACCTGAATATTGCCAATCCTTTTCGTGCCACCTTGCTAATCGGAACACCCGGATCCGGTAAATCCTATTCCGTAGTAAATCCATTCATTAAACAAATGTTAGCCAAAGGTTTTACCATGGCTCTCTATGATTTTAAGTTTCCAGACCTGGGTAAAATAGCCTATTATCATTATCTGCTAAATAAGAAAAATGGCACCTTAAAAGATTTTAAATTTCACGTCATTAATTTCAATAGTATAGAACACAGCCGAAGGTTCAATCCCTTAAAACCAGAATATTTACCAACCTTGGCTGATGCCACTGAAACTGCAGAGGCCTTGTTGCAAAGCCTGACTAAGAGTGACAAAGAATCCGGGGCTGCCCAGTTCTTTACTCAAAGCGCAGTAAACTTTCTGGCCAGCTGTATCTTTTTTCTCAGTAGGCATGAAGGTGGCAAATATTCCACATTCCCGCACGTGCTGGCCTTTATCAATCTGGGTTATGATGAAATATTTAACATGCTTTTCTCTGAACCTCAACTGGTCAGCTTGCTTTCACCATTTCGAACCGCTTACAAAAACAAGGCCTTTGATCAATTGGAAGGCCAGATTGGGACACTTAAAATCAACGTGGGCCGCTTAGCTACGAGGGAAACCTTCTGGGTATTATCAGGTGATGATTTTGAGCTAAAAATTTCGGGTCCTAATAATCCGGCCATCCTGGTTATTGCCAATGATCCGGCTACACAGAGTATTAACAGTGCTTGCAACGCTCTAATTCTAAATCGGATGACCAAGCTAATAAATTCAAAAAGAAACCTGCCCTGCGGGCTTATCATTGATGAATCTCCAACCTTATACGTACACAAGGTAGAAAACTTAATTGCAACCGCTAGAAGCAATAAAATAGCCGTTCTTTTGGGTTTACAGGAATTGCCACAACTCAAACAACAATACGGTCGGGAAACCGCAGATACCATTTGCTCCGTGGCTGCTAACGTAATCTCCGGGTCCGTTCGCAACAAAGATACCCTAGACTGGCTAGAAAAACTTTTTGGTAAAGTCAGGCAGCAAAAGGAAGGAGTAAGTATTGACCGTAGCCGAACTTCTATTTCCATGAATGAAGAGATGGGGTCTTTAATACCTGCTTCAAAAATTGCTACCTTAGCGGCTGGTGAAGTGGTGGCTCAGGTTGCATTTGATAATAATAAATATAATGGCCAACATGTAAATAGTACCTATAATTGCAAAATTAATTTGGATACTGCAGCAATAGCAAAAGAAGAAGAGTCATATGTTTCTATGCCAATATTTTATAATTTTGGTAGCGCTTCTGACAGGAACACTGTCTTAGATAAAAACTTTACCAAAATCAATCGAGAAATAGAAACACTAAAAGACCACTTCTACACATGAAATTAAATCTACATGATTTAGGGGAACGCCTGCAACTTCTTCGAAAGGGGCTGGACCTTTCTCAAAAAGATTTAGCAGCAACCCTGGAGACACATCAGAATCAAATATCCCGTCTAGAAAATGGGATTGGAGGTACGCTGGAGCTCTTGGTTCAACTGCTGAATTTCTACTCAGACCATTTTCATATAAGCTTTATTTTTTCGGATGAATTCGAAGTTATAAAAAGGTCTGAACCACTATCTCACATGAGCACTTTTAACAGCATTGCTATAGAACGGCTCAAAATCCTGCAAACAGATGTCAACGGCCAAATAACTGATATCATAGGTATCATGGAAAAAGAAGGTAGTTTCTAATCTTTTTTCGTGCTTTATACAGTACTGGGCTAAGGCTCTTTATATACTTTAAGGTTGGTTTTGTAACAACTGAGCCTGAGGCATTGTCTTCAGGCTTAGTTGTTTTATCTTATTTGGAAGTTAATTCCGATTCCATTCTATTACTTTTTTTCGGGCTTCCATTTCTACCCGACGATAAATTAAATTCAGAAATGAAACTGGATTAATGGTCTTGCCTCGGTGCTTGATAGCAAAATGTAGATGTTCTCCTGTACTTCTTCCCGTACTGCCAGTTATACCCAGAACGGTACCAGCAGTTATTTCGATCTTTTCTCTAACCAGTATTTGGGATAAATGACCATAAATGGTTTTAAACTCACCGTGTTCTACTTCAACATAATTGCCTAAACTTCGAGAATAAGCTACTTTCTTTATTGTGCCTGGTAGAATGGCCATAATTGAATCTGAAGATCCTCTGAAATCAAGGCCATAATGGAATTTTATTTTCCCAGTCAGTGGATCTATTCTATTTCCAAACCCGCTGCTAATAATTGGTGCCTGTAATGGCATAGATACCAATACATTAGCTTTTTGACGAAGATTATTTACATTTACAGCTTCCCAAATACTATTATCCTCGGGGTTGTTTGGCAAGCTGGTAATAGAATCAATCAGGATTTGAGGTAGAATTTTAACCTTTTTAATGGTATTAAACTGTGCTTTTGCGGTATAAGGAATAATTAATAATAAGATTGGTGATAACTGTTTAAGTGTTCTCATATTAAATTTGTATATTATATAATAAATTTATACAAAATAAATATATTATAAAGTAATTAATCCCCAATTATATTAATTATGCACGTGTTTTATGTATATTTACTCAAGGATAATCTATGAAAATACATTTATAACTAACCATCATGAGTTACCAAATTAAAGACTTGCCCTATTCTCAGTTTGAGCAACTGGGAATGAGCAGAAAAGATGTAATCACGATGCCAGCTCATGAACTGGCAAATCTGCTAGAAGGTCGCCGAACAGGTTTAATTTCTTTAAGGATTCATTTAAAGGAAGGAATGAAGCCAATTGAAGCTCAGGCCAAATTAAGTTTAACCAGAAATCCCGATAATACACTCTCTCTCGGAGTACATCCGATTTTAGCACGGCCAGTAAACAACATTGAAGCAAATGAAGAGCAGTGGAATAAATTATTAAAAGGAGAGGCAATTGTAAAAAACTCCAAAGCTCTGAATGGTTCCATAGAGCCGCACATTCACCAGCTGGATAAGGAAACTAATGAAATATTAAGCGCCAGGTTAAGCGCAATTCAGATACCCAATGCTATAAAAAATACCGTTTTAAGCATAGATCAAAAAGAGCAGCTTAAAAAAGGATTGCCAGTTGAGATTGTAAATAAGTCCACCAAAGAAGTAAATATGGTTCAGATTGATTTAAATGAATCTAAAGGTTACAAAATAACTGAAGTGAACCAGTTCAGGCAAAAACCAGAAGTAACCATGGTTAAACTGGAAGAACCAACACTAGCCGTTAGTTCGGAGAAAATTAAAGGTGTTAAAAGGTAATTCTTACGGTCATGACATTTCAGGACTACAGGGATCGAATTGCCATCACCGCAGTGGCTGAGTCTTTAGGTTACAAAGTTAATTTACAAAAGGGAAGAGCCGTGCTGGAGTTTAAACACTCGGATGGAGATACAGTGCTGATCGATCCGGTGAAAAAACTTTACTTTAATCGGGATGGTACCGACGATCGTGGAGATTTAATTGAATTTGTAAAAAATCGGCTGAATAGATTTAACATCTCCTACAAAAACGAAATTTCCGCTATCAACAAAGTACTCCAAGGTTATGCTAACGAACCCCATATTTTAAAAGTCGAGTACAGCGTTCCGGAGCCGAAGAAATTTGATTCCAGTCGGTACCAGATAGCTAATCCTTCTGTCTTTAAATTACATTATCTGATTCAGGAACGGGGCTTAGATCTGGAAACTATTAAACGCTTCTCACCTTTTATTCACTTGGTTAAGGACAATGAGAAAACCAAAGGCAGGCCTTATGAAAACATTGGCTTTCCCTTAACCAAGCCCGGTAGTAATGAAGTAGTTGGCTACGATTTACGGAACTATGGATTTAAAGGGGTAGCACCAGGTAGTGATCGGAAAAACGGTATGTGGGTTGCTGACTTTGTGGGGGCTCCCCAGCGTACTCGGAATGTGTTCTTCGGGGAGAATCCGATTGACCTCATGAGTTTCTACCAGTTAAACAAACACCGGCTTGACGTTGATAATGCGGCCTTTGTTTCCTTTGGTGGAGGTATAGCCAAAAGTCAGCTGCAGGGAGCAATCCAGCACTGGGCTGGTGTTAAAATACATACTGCTTTTGATAATGATTACCAGGGCAAGATGTATGACATTGCTGTAGCCATGCAAGTAAGTGGTAAAGATGTTCCGTTGCCCCAAAAGAAGGAGGATAGCCTTTTATTCCAGGTAAATGGTAAAAGCTTTGAAATTCCGGTAGCAAAGATAAGCCTAGCTGCTTTCGAAAGGGCATCTGGTATTCGGTCTGGAGTAACTGTTCACAAAGCTGCCAGTGAAAATAATGGTATAAGCTTTAAGGACTTTAATGATATCATTCATCCAAAGAATGCAACTCAAGTAAGCAAAATATCTACTATTAGGTATTGATGATATACTTAAAAGAACTGGTTTTAAGCAGGGTAGTAATTTCAAGATTGGAAAAGATGGCCATGATCCGGGTTTAGATATGATAGCCTCAAGGTATGAGTTATACATTGCAAGAATTTAAAATAATATAATGGCAGTAGCCAACCATAGAACTTTATCTTTATTGTATATGTAATTTTATTTACGTGTCTTGGCAATATCAATAAGATATATTTAGTTTATAAAAAGAGTCATTTTATTCACTTATAGTATACTTATATGAGAACTCTTAAACACTTTTGCAGTTTCTTGATATTAGTGCTCCTGCTTGTTGGCTGCGGCAAAGATAACGACGATCCAAACCCCAACACCAGCACAGCGACGTTTCGGGTAGATGTAAGTCAAACCGGAGATTATCAGAAATTTACCAGGATTATTACTATCGCCGGTGGAGATTTTAAGTACCGGGGAACAACGGATTCGGTGCCGGCAGTGTTGCTGGGAGATAATTTAAATACAGCTTCCTTTTCGGTAGAAGCTCCCAATGTAGAAGAATTAAGTATTTCCACTATGACCGGCTTTTCTCCAGTGGAAACCGGGCCAGCTGCCATGACTTTAAAATTTTCTGTTTACAAAAATGGTACCTTGTTAGAGGAGAAGGTCTTCACTTATTCTGAAGCCACAAAGGATAAAAGTGAAGAGCTTAATTATAAGGCAAACTAATAAAAATGTACCATGATACATTTAGGGGTGGCTTAATCAGACTGGAACATTATTCCCAGTCTGATTAAGCTTTTTTAGAAAGGAGTATTATTCAAGCTCTTTTCAAAATCATCACATAATTGGTTAACAATGTCTTGAGTTTCTCTTATGAAAAACTCACCTAAATCTTTATTTCTTCGGATAAATTTTCGGTAAATTTTTGCGAAATCTTCAAATATTTCTTCATCATCAAATGCGGAACCATTATCCTGCATTTTAGCGATAACCCTTATACCAGCTTCATCGGTTTTAACATAGGCTACGGTTCCAAGCGGTCCAGGAGTTAAACACGCAGCATCCCTTACTAGGTTTAGGGAAGCTGTGCGGACTGTTTGGAAAATCCCGGCAAGCCTACTATGAAAAGCTTTGGCAGCAAGATAAAAAGCAGGTAAACCAACTGGTTATTGTAAAAGAAGTAGTGAAGCTACGGGAGCAATTACCCGGTGTGGGCACGGGAAAACTACATCATTTGCTAAGTGACTTCTTGGCCGAGCATCACCTAAAACTAGGACGCGACAAGCTGTATGACTTGCTGCGAGAGCATCATTTACTCCGCACTAAGCGGCGTAAACGGGCAAATACGACCAACTCCCAGCATCCATTTTACAAGTATGTTAACCTGGTGAAAGAACTACCAGTTACTCGCCCTAATCAGGTTTGGGTAAGTGATATTACCTACATCAGAACGGGTCGTGATTTTAGCTATTTAAGTTTAATCACGGATGCTTATTCGCATAAAATCATGGGTTGGGCCCTGGATAGCACGTTACAGACGAAAGGACCGCTGGCCGCTCTACAGATGGCGGTTAAGACTTTACCCAAGGGAAAAGAGAGTTTGATTCATCATTCGGATCGGGGTATCCAGTACTGCTGCCAAGATTATATTCAATTACTTTGTGCCAATGAGATCCGCATCAGTATGACCAATCAGGGAGACCCAGCAGAAAATGCCGTAGCCGAAAGAATAAACAAAACCATCAAAGAAGAATTTAACTGCCGGGCTTTTCTTACGTTTGACTTGGCAAAGACCGCAATCATCAAGTCTATTCAGGCCTATAATCAGCTCCGCCCTCATGCTTCTTGTGATTACTTAACCCCTGCTCAGGCCCACCTCCGGGAAGGCCTCCTGAAAAAGCGCTGGCGAAAATACAAAAGAAAAAATCCCGTCAACCAAGAGTTGTTAATAGAAAAATTAAATAGAATTTTTACCGTTTAACCTGTAAAGCTATTTCAGGAACTTACCTTACCAGATGTTTCAGGAATAAATCTTATCTAAAGGCATTAAAATATCAAAATATTCTCTTTTTTTGTTATCTTCATCCCCAACCAAATTAGCCAAAAATAACTCTTTTATTCCGGCCATTTTTGATTATTTCTTCTGCCATTATTGTTACTTGTCTATAACCTACTTAATGCTCATAAACTCACCCTTCACAGAACCACATAATAGCACTATTACCTGGCAGGAATTTAGAACTAACCAGGATAACCAATTACTAAAACCGCTTTTTCGGGATACGGGACAAAAACCCGAACGCATGCGGCGCCAGATTTTTCATTACGAAACCACGCAAACGTATTATATTCATCAGCAAGATTCTTTGTTAGATGAACAC
This window harbors:
- a CDS encoding type IV secretory system conjugative DNA transfer family protein encodes the protein MEESSELKKLYSFLQSFIYFTLFTEFLVFLFADAGFMEQLRPVILKLQRIAIYQNIYYSKAFTFLLIVIVAIGTKARKNLNHDPVKHIYLPLFFGFLFFFGAGYFYQHPNNRLLAFGVTWSDAAYMLFSLVGAVMINIALDNISKHIQTGLMKDKFNVENESFEQSRELMNTPYSVNLPMLFYYKRKVNHGYLNIANPFRATLLIGTPGSGKSYSVVNPFIKQMLAKGFTMALYDFKFPDLGKIAYYHYLLNKKNGTLKDFKFHVINFNSIEHSRRFNPLKPEYLPTLADATETAEALLQSLTKSDKESGAAQFFTQSAVNFLASCIFFLSRHEGGKYSTFPHVLAFINLGYDEIFNMLFSEPQLVSLLSPFRTAYKNKAFDQLEGQIGTLKINVGRLATRETFWVLSGDDFELKISGPNNPAILVIANDPATQSINSACNALILNRMTKLINSKRNLPCGLIIDESPTLYVHKVENLIATARSNKIAVLLGLQELPQLKQQYGRETADTICSVAANVISGSVRNKDTLDWLEKLFGKVRQQKEGVSIDRSRTSISMNEEMGSLIPASKIATLAAGEVVAQVAFDNNKYNGQHVNSTYNCKINLDTAAIAKEEESYVSMPIFYNFGSASDRNTVLDKNFTKINREIETLKDHFYT
- a CDS encoding DUF4099 domain-containing protein; its protein translation is MSYQIKDLPYSQFEQLGMSRKDVITMPAHELANLLEGRRTGLISLRIHLKEGMKPIEAQAKLSLTRNPDNTLSLGVHPILARPVNNIEANEEQWNKLLKGEAIVKNSKALNGSIEPHIHQLDKETNEILSARLSAIQIPNAIKNTVLSIDQKEQLKKGLPVEIVNKSTKEVNMVQIDLNESKGYKITEVNQFRQKPEVTMVKLEEPTLAVSSEKIKGVKR
- a CDS encoding beta-barrel fold lipoprotein, with amino-acid sequence MRTLKHFCSFLILVLLLVGCGKDNDDPNPNTSTATFRVDVSQTGDYQKFTRIITIAGGDFKYRGTTDSVPAVLLGDNLNTASFSVEAPNVEELSISTMTGFSPVETGPAAMTLKFSVYKNGTLLEEKVFTYSEATKDKSEELNYKAN
- a CDS encoding DUF3991 domain-containing protein; this translates as MTFQDYRDRIAITAVAESLGYKVNLQKGRAVLEFKHSDGDTVLIDPVKKLYFNRDGTDDRGDLIEFVKNRLNRFNISYKNEISAINKVLQGYANEPHILKVEYSVPEPKKFDSSRYQIANPSVFKLHYLIQERGLDLETIKRFSPFIHLVKDNEKTKGRPYENIGFPLTKPGSNEVVGYDLRNYGFKGVAPGSDRKNGMWVADFVGAPQRTRNVFFGENPIDLMSFYQLNKHRLDVDNAAFVSFGGGIAKSQLQGAIQHWAGVKIHTAFDNDYQGKMYDIAVAMQVSGKDVPLPQKKEDSLLFQVNGKSFEIPVAKISLAAFERASGIRSGVTVHKAASENNGISFKDFNDIIHPKNATQVSKISTIRY
- a CDS encoding IS3 family transposase gives rise to the protein MFGKSRQAYYEKLWQQDKKQVNQLVIVKEVVKLREQLPGVGTGKLHHLLSDFLAEHHLKLGRDKLYDLLREHHLLRTKRRKRANTTNSQHPFYKYVNLVKELPVTRPNQVWVSDITYIRTGRDFSYLSLITDAYSHKIMGWALDSTLQTKGPLAALQMAVKTLPKGKESLIHHSDRGIQYCCQDYIQLLCANEIRISMTNQGDPAENAVAERINKTIKEEFNCRAFLTFDLAKTAIIKSIQAYNQLRPHASCDYLTPAQAHLREGLLKKRWRKYKRKNPVNQELLIEKLNRIFTV
- a CDS encoding helix-turn-helix domain-containing protein — encoded protein: MKLNLHDLGERLQLLRKGLDLSQKDLAATLETHQNQISRLENGIGGTLELLVQLLNFYSDHFHISFIFSDEFEVIKRSEPLSHMSTFNSIAIERLKILQTDVNGQITDIIGIMEKEGSF
- the traM gene encoding conjugative transposon protein TraM encodes the protein MRKIDFRKPKYALPLIVLPFLFLFNYLYLDMFPSTEAKGKQHIALKETDDIITDLPAANLEKKDINSKFGAGLEEHKHHRDYSAVQELEQDEEEKQYGSVYTDKEKRMLDSINNAILTQKNTPAFMDRVQEQQNTDRQRYAATTRVSSSRPQRQKAESAYEKEMRLFKEQMRFVDSLDKAGQESKKPAQKGTPTIAEKTIQAPEAVEVRKSANPNAAYFNTVKNDGNEQFIKAMLDEGLKIREGGRIRIRLLDDIYVSNYEIQKGSYLYGVVSGFSAQRVEISITSLLYGNQIIPVDLSIYDNDGLVGLYVPGSQFRDFTKQLAANSTNGQSINFDDSPENTNQMLFSVMDKMAQTTTRAVGKAVKQNKAKLKYNTIVYLIDNKAKKQ
- a CDS encoding M23 family metallopeptidase; this encodes MRTLKQLSPILLLIIPYTAKAQFNTIKKVKILPQILIDSITSLPNNPEDNSIWEAVNVNNLRQKANVLVSMPLQAPIISSGFGNRIDPLTGKIKFHYGLDFRGSSDSIMAILPGTIKKVAYSRSLGNYVEVEHGEFKTIYGHLSQILVREKIEITAGTVLGITGSTGRSTGEHLHFAIKHRGKTINPVSFLNLIYRRVEMEARKKVIEWNRN
- the traN gene encoding conjugative transposon protein TraN — its product is MKNTIMLFLMMAITLPAVCQKTAPQVIYVNETISTHFVSPEPIKYVDISTNDVVGDIPVDNIFRIKPKQANPKLGIVTIVGERFIVQYKLAYATPASASSEVRIDPTQVDEYLNPDVAMSEQEMKRFSLLALQQKPVGRSASAKKDKMQAVVNNIYTIGDYFFIDFSINNKTNIAYDIDQIRFKIEDKKVVKSTNFQQLEIQPVHQLFYTDSFKRRYRNVFVFKKFTFPDEKVFNIEVAEKQVSGRTISVKVDYKDVLKADTL